One genomic window of Microbacterium testaceum StLB037 includes the following:
- a CDS encoding glycerol-3-phosphate dehydrogenase/oxidase, which translates to MSSPATSLRADVQALRDAEDIDVLIIGGGINGLATLRDLSLQGVSVALVERGDFVSGASSASSHMVHGGIRYLENGEFRLVKEAVTERNDLLKTAPHYVKPLETTIPIYKTFSGILSAPFRLLVTHGRGKPNERGALLIKVGLIMYDTFSRDGGSVPRHTFLGKKKSLQALPKLNPDLAYTATYFDASMHDPERIALDVLHDGIVAGAGRTQAVNYVSAVGADANGVRVRDEVSGEEFSVKAKVILNTAGPWTDLANAAMGLKTQFMGGTKGSHIVLDNPELLAATGGREIFFEHSDGRIVLIYPLKDRVLVGTTDIDADPAKPVVCTDDEIDYFFDLVGHVFPSIAVDRSQIVYTFSGIRPLPRHDDTAPGFVSRDYRIVEDEIAGVPAMSLVGGKWTTFRALAEHLSMKTLQKLRRPHRVSTQGLPIGGGAGFPATPEARRRWVAARTNAHSRELVEALLTRYGTRADLLLEALPAEPTPIEHAPGYYVEELEWIARNEQVVHLIDVLLRRTHLAFVGGMTERTLVEVAEAVAGPLGWDADRVQEEVERTREILLTAHRVDLAEAGVAAI; encoded by the coding sequence ATGTCGTCCCCCGCAACTTCGCTCCGCGCCGATGTCCAGGCGCTTCGTGACGCCGAAGACATCGACGTCCTCATCATCGGCGGTGGCATCAACGGCCTCGCCACCCTCCGCGATCTGTCCCTGCAGGGTGTGAGCGTCGCCCTCGTCGAGCGCGGGGACTTCGTCTCCGGCGCCTCGTCGGCGTCCAGCCACATGGTGCACGGCGGTATCCGCTACCTCGAGAACGGCGAGTTCCGCCTCGTGAAAGAAGCGGTGACCGAGCGCAACGACCTGCTCAAGACCGCTCCGCACTACGTCAAGCCGCTCGAGACCACGATCCCGATCTACAAGACGTTCTCCGGCATCCTGTCGGCTCCGTTCCGCCTTCTCGTGACCCACGGTCGCGGCAAGCCCAACGAGCGCGGCGCCCTGCTGATCAAGGTCGGCCTGATCATGTACGACACCTTCTCGCGCGACGGCGGCTCGGTTCCCCGCCACACCTTCCTCGGGAAGAAGAAGTCGCTGCAGGCTCTGCCCAAGCTCAACCCCGACCTCGCCTACACCGCGACGTACTTCGACGCGTCGATGCACGACCCCGAGCGCATCGCGCTCGACGTGCTCCACGACGGCATCGTCGCCGGCGCCGGCCGCACGCAGGCGGTCAACTACGTCTCCGCCGTCGGAGCCGACGCCAACGGCGTCCGCGTCCGCGACGAGGTCTCGGGCGAGGAGTTCTCGGTCAAGGCCAAGGTCATCTTGAACACGGCCGGCCCCTGGACCGACCTCGCCAACGCCGCGATGGGCCTCAAGACCCAGTTCATGGGCGGCACCAAGGGCTCGCACATCGTCCTCGACAACCCCGAACTGCTCGCCGCGACCGGGGGGCGCGAGATCTTCTTCGAGCACTCCGACGGCCGCATCGTGCTGATCTACCCGCTGAAGGACCGCGTGCTCGTCGGCACCACCGACATCGACGCAGACCCCGCCAAGCCGGTCGTGTGCACCGACGACGAGATCGACTACTTCTTCGACCTCGTCGGGCACGTCTTCCCGAGCATCGCGGTGGACCGCTCGCAGATCGTCTACACCTTCTCCGGCATCCGTCCCCTCCCCCGGCACGACGACACCGCCCCCGGCTTCGTCTCGCGCGACTACCGCATCGTCGAGGACGAGATCGCGGGCGTTCCCGCGATGAGCCTGGTCGGGGGAAAGTGGACGACCTTCCGCGCGCTGGCCGAGCACCTCAGCATGAAGACGCTGCAGAAGCTGCGTCGCCCGCACCGGGTGAGCACCCAGGGACTGCCCATCGGTGGAGGCGCGGGCTTCCCCGCGACGCCCGAGGCGCGCCGCCGCTGGGTGGCCGCACGCACGAATGCTCATTCTCGCGAGCTCGTCGAAGCCCTGCTCACGCGGTACGGCACGCGTGCCGACCTGCTGCTCGAGGCGCTCCCGGCCGAGCCGACGCCGATCGAGCACGCCCCCGGCTACTACGTCGAGGAACTCGAGTGGATCGCGCGCAACGAGCAGGTCGTGCACCTGATCGACGTGCTTCTGCGCCGGACGCACCTCGCCTTCGTCGGCGGCATGACCGAGCGCACGCTGGTCGAGGTCGCCGAGGCCGTCGCCGGCCCGCTCGGGTGGGACGCCGACCGTGTCCAGGAGGAGGTCGAGCGTACTCGCGAGATCCTCCTCACCGCTCACCGCGTCGATCTAGCCGAGGCCGGGGTCGCCGCAATCTGA
- a CDS encoding MIP/aquaporin family protein, translating into MQEVNLGLYFLSEVVGTAMLILLGCGVVANVALAKTKGNAGGTLMVNWGWGLAVFAGVIVSAYSGAQLNPAVSIGLLVAGKIGFVQFLVAIAAQMVGAIIGAVLTWASYKQHFDEEPDPAAKLGVFSTGPAIRSYGFNFLTEVIATFVLVFVIFGFADYGVADIGVPGGIGGLAAVPVALLVVGIGASLGGPTGYAINPARDLGPRIAHAILPIKGKGSSDWSYAWVPVAGPLVGGLLAGLLAPVLLHLGK; encoded by the coding sequence ATGCAAGAAGTCAATCTGGGGCTGTACTTCCTCTCGGAGGTGGTCGGCACCGCGATGCTCATCCTGCTGGGCTGTGGCGTGGTCGCCAACGTGGCCCTGGCGAAGACCAAGGGCAACGCCGGCGGCACCCTGATGGTGAACTGGGGATGGGGCCTCGCGGTCTTCGCCGGTGTCATCGTCTCCGCCTACTCCGGCGCTCAGCTGAACCCGGCCGTGTCGATCGGCCTCCTGGTCGCCGGCAAGATCGGATTCGTCCAGTTCCTCGTCGCCATCGCGGCGCAGATGGTCGGTGCGATCATCGGTGCCGTCCTCACCTGGGCGTCCTACAAGCAGCACTTCGACGAGGAACCCGACCCGGCCGCCAAGCTCGGTGTCTTCTCGACGGGCCCGGCGATCCGCTCGTACGGCTTCAACTTCCTCACCGAGGTCATCGCCACGTTCGTGCTGGTCTTCGTGATCTTCGGCTTCGCGGACTACGGTGTCGCCGACATCGGCGTCCCCGGCGGTATCGGCGGTCTGGCCGCCGTGCCCGTGGCTCTGCTCGTGGTCGGTATCGGTGCCTCCCTCGGTGGCCCGACCGGCTACGCCATCAACCCGGCCCGCGACCTCGGCCCCCGCATCGCCCACGCCATCCTCCCCATCAAGGGCAAGGGCTCGAGCGACTGGAGCTACGCCTGGGTCCCGGTGGCCGGTCCCCTCGTCGGCGGTCTGCTCGCGGGTCTTCTGGCCCCCGTGCTCCTGCACCTCGGCAAGTAA